A single window of Agromyces aureus DNA harbors:
- a CDS encoding alpha/beta fold hydrolase produces the protein MNAIPRLQPLRHVETSRLDVAYFEAGPADGEPIVLLHGFPYDIHSYVEVAPMLAAEGFRVIVPSLRGHGETRFLRSSEPRTGQQTALGQDVIELMDALAIPRAILAGYDWGGRAACVVAALQPERVTALVAVNGYLIQDIAASMHPLAPELEAGFWYFFYFLTERGRLGLTRDPRGIAEVIWRRNSPDWDFGDAEFDRAASAFDNPDFVEVVIHSYRHRLAHVDGAPEYSRLEAQLAHLPSIGVPTVTLDGLADGNFPARDATAAGVRFVGPHEHRLVPHAGHNLPQEAPRAFADAVRRAADLAGG, from the coding sequence ATGAACGCGATTCCGCGGCTGCAGCCGCTCCGGCACGTCGAGACGAGCCGCCTCGACGTCGCCTACTTCGAGGCCGGTCCGGCCGACGGGGAGCCCATCGTGCTGCTGCACGGGTTCCCGTACGACATCCACAGCTACGTCGAGGTCGCACCGATGCTGGCCGCGGAGGGCTTCCGGGTGATCGTGCCCTCCCTGCGCGGCCATGGGGAGACGCGATTCCTGCGTTCATCAGAGCCGCGCACCGGGCAGCAGACCGCCCTCGGGCAGGACGTGATCGAGCTCATGGACGCGCTCGCGATTCCGCGGGCGATCCTCGCGGGCTACGACTGGGGCGGCCGCGCGGCCTGCGTGGTCGCCGCGCTGCAGCCCGAGCGGGTCACGGCGCTGGTGGCCGTCAACGGGTACCTCATCCAGGACATCGCCGCGTCGATGCATCCGCTCGCACCGGAGCTCGAGGCCGGGTTCTGGTACTTCTTCTACTTCCTCACCGAGCGGGGCCGGCTCGGGCTGACCCGGGATCCGCGCGGCATCGCCGAGGTGATCTGGCGCCGCAACTCGCCCGACTGGGACTTCGGCGACGCCGAGTTCGATCGAGCGGCATCGGCGTTCGACAACCCCGATTTCGTCGAGGTCGTGATCCACTCGTACCGGCATCGGCTCGCCCACGTCGACGGGGCGCCCGAGTACTCGCGACTCGAGGCGCAACTGGCGCACCTGCCGTCGATCGGGGTGCCGACGGTCACGCTCGACGGACTCGCCGACGGCAACTTCCCCGCGCGCGACGCGACTGCGGCCGGTGTCCGATTCGTCGGCCCCCACGAGCATCGGCTCGTTCCTCACGCGGGGCACAACCTCCCGCAGGAGGCGCCGCGCGCGTTCGCCGACGCGGTGCGCCGGGCTGCGGACCTCGCGGGCGGCTGA
- a CDS encoding GNAT family N-acetyltransferase — protein MSAGDGFTPVEYPDAAGYPDGTGFLDEGTAALVDEVTAAEVREVDRPSADSDVEIAVHRLADEQKYSATIEGAEVASIRYVETDDEVDVLATSVVPEFRGRGIAADLIADALDDIRTRDQRLVVHCAVVAAFLEGNPQYADLLGG, from the coding sequence ATGAGCGCAGGAGACGGATTCACGCCGGTCGAGTACCCCGACGCGGCCGGATATCCCGACGGTACGGGCTTCCTCGACGAGGGCACCGCAGCGCTCGTCGACGAGGTGACCGCCGCCGAGGTGCGCGAGGTCGACCGCCCATCGGCCGACTCCGACGTCGAGATCGCCGTGCACCGCCTGGCCGACGAGCAGAAGTACTCGGCCACGATCGAGGGCGCCGAGGTGGCGAGCATCCGCTACGTCGAGACCGACGACGAGGTCGACGTGCTCGCGACGAGTGTCGTGCCCGAGTTCCGCGGCCGGGGCATCGCGGCCGACCTGATCGCCGACGCGCTCGACGACATCCGCACCCGTGACCAGCGCCTCGTGGTGCACTGCGCGGTCGTCGCCGCGTTCCTCGAGGGCAACCCGCAGTACGCGGACCTGCTCGGCGGGTGA
- a CDS encoding DUF6069 family protein, whose translation MNDETIQNGAPTTGVTATTGASATKGMTPAGPPERSGVSGRARRRLERAAVLLVAAVLPLLIWAVAVPIAGLDLTVGTGPTAQVVSPSSIVVAVLVAGCCAWGVLALLERFSRRSGRTFAIIGWTVLAVSLLGPLLSAVSGVVLVVLLAMHLATGAALVLGLPRAARRLDPAVS comes from the coding sequence ATGAACGACGAGACGATCCAGAACGGTGCTCCGACGACCGGAGTGACGGCGACGACGGGGGCTTCGGCAACGAAGGGAATGACGCCGGCCGGCCCTCCTGAACGCTCCGGGGTATCAGGCCGCGCACGGCGTCGGCTCGAGCGGGCCGCCGTCCTCCTCGTTGCGGCCGTGCTGCCGCTGCTTATCTGGGCGGTCGCGGTGCCGATCGCCGGTCTCGACCTGACCGTGGGCACCGGCCCGACGGCGCAGGTCGTCTCACCGTCATCGATCGTGGTCGCCGTGCTGGTCGCCGGGTGCTGCGCGTGGGGCGTGCTGGCGCTGCTCGAGCGGTTCTCGCGCCGCAGCGGCCGCACGTTCGCGATCATCGGGTGGACGGTGCTCGCGGTCTCGCTGCTCGGCCCCCTGCTGTCGGCCGTGAGCGGGGTCGTGCTCGTGGTGCTCCTCGCGATGCACCTCGCGACCGGCGCGGCGCTGGTGCTCGGCCTGCCGCGAGCGGCCCGACGCCTCGATCCGGCGGTGTCGTAG
- a CDS encoding sensor histidine kinase codes for MTTIDDLQHTARHPATTWLAYRPGPWLALVAAPVLLIAPLVAAIMAGDWARIAYVLLLGGVFGAAVSLPFGSRRRPTAVTEAVFVALLLLCSGYLVLWRTEQALLFPLLAVAASLAIRRRWAMPMVGAIAVSGALAVGMATWSLEAAVLVGFAAFAGGAGNFLVQYYVALARELDRTRERLAVAAVAEERLRFSRDLHDLLGHSLSVIAVKSEAARRLIPRDPDAASTHVGEVEAIAREALGEVRSVVAGSRTVSLGVELANARAALEDAGVATSVTAPAVALPLSVDAVLGWVVREGATNVLRHSAARLCSIEVVVSAERVRVMVADDGAGTPPAASAGAGGSAPGSSRGGSGLDGLRERVEAVGGALTVEDRASGGSGFRLTAEIPLGADRTREAGR; via the coding sequence ATGACGACGATCGACGACCTTCAGCACACCGCGCGGCATCCGGCGACGACCTGGCTCGCCTACCGGCCGGGTCCGTGGCTCGCGCTCGTCGCCGCACCCGTGCTGCTGATCGCGCCGCTCGTGGCGGCGATCATGGCCGGCGACTGGGCGAGGATCGCGTACGTGCTCCTGCTCGGCGGCGTCTTCGGCGCCGCGGTGTCGCTGCCGTTCGGGTCGCGTCGCCGCCCGACGGCCGTGACCGAGGCCGTGTTCGTCGCGCTGCTGCTGCTCTGCAGCGGATACCTCGTGCTCTGGCGCACCGAGCAGGCATTGCTGTTCCCGCTGCTCGCGGTCGCCGCGTCGCTCGCGATCCGGCGCCGCTGGGCCATGCCCATGGTCGGCGCGATCGCCGTGAGCGGTGCCCTGGCCGTCGGCATGGCGACGTGGTCGCTCGAGGCCGCGGTGCTCGTGGGATTCGCCGCGTTCGCCGGCGGCGCGGGCAACTTCCTCGTGCAGTACTACGTCGCCCTCGCCCGCGAACTCGATCGCACGAGGGAGCGGCTCGCCGTCGCCGCCGTCGCCGAGGAGCGGCTGCGGTTCTCGCGCGACCTGCACGACCTGCTCGGGCATTCGCTGTCGGTCATCGCCGTGAAGTCCGAGGCGGCCCGGCGCCTCATTCCGCGGGATCCGGATGCCGCGTCCACCCATGTCGGCGAGGTCGAGGCGATCGCACGCGAGGCGCTCGGCGAGGTGCGCTCGGTCGTCGCAGGCTCCCGCACGGTGAGCCTCGGCGTGGAGCTCGCGAACGCGCGTGCTGCGCTCGAGGACGCCGGCGTCGCGACCTCCGTCACGGCACCGGCCGTCGCGCTGCCGCTCAGCGTCGACGCGGTGCTCGGCTGGGTCGTGCGCGAGGGCGCGACGAACGTGCTGCGGCACTCGGCGGCACGCCTCTGCTCGATCGAGGTCGTCGTGAGCGCGGAGCGGGTGCGCGTCATGGTCGCCGACGACGGCGCTGGAACCCCGCCGGCCGCATCTGCGGGCGCGGGCGGGTCCGCTCCGGGGTCGAGCCGTGGCGGTAGCGGACTCGACGGTCTCCGCGAACGCGTCGAGGCGGTCGGCGGCGCGCTGACGGTGGAGGATCGGGCGTCGGGCGGCTCGGGATTCCGCCTCACCGCCGAGATCCCGCTCGGCGCCGACCGCACGCGCGAGGCAGGCCGATGA
- a CDS encoding response regulator transcription factor, which produces MSDPTTILIAEDQRMMRSALTTLLDLEHDLTVVGGVERGDEVVAAAERLRPDVVLLDIELPGRNGLDVIAPLLAAVPECVVIVVTTFGRPGYLGRALAAGARGFLVKDDPVEQLAAAIRRVRSGERVVDPKLAAEALGTSDSPLTEREADVLRASAAGATARDIAVQLSLSPSTVRNYLSNAIGKLGARNRLEALTFARERGWL; this is translated from the coding sequence ATGAGCGACCCGACCACGATCCTCATCGCCGAGGATCAGCGCATGATGCGCTCGGCGCTGACCACCCTGCTCGACCTCGAGCACGACCTCACCGTCGTCGGCGGCGTCGAGCGCGGCGACGAGGTCGTGGCCGCGGCCGAGCGCCTGCGACCCGACGTCGTGCTCCTCGACATCGAACTGCCGGGCCGCAACGGGCTCGACGTGATCGCGCCGCTGCTGGCGGCGGTGCCCGAGTGCGTGGTCATCGTCGTGACGACGTTCGGCCGGCCCGGGTACCTCGGCCGCGCGCTCGCCGCGGGTGCGCGCGGCTTCCTCGTGAAGGACGACCCGGTCGAGCAGCTGGCCGCCGCGATCCGGCGGGTGCGATCCGGGGAGCGCGTCGTCGACCCGAAGCTCGCCGCCGAGGCGCTCGGCACCAGCGACTCGCCGCTCACCGAACGGGAGGCCGACGTGCTGCGCGCCTCCGCGGCGGGCGCGACCGCGCGCGACATCGCCGTGCAGCTCTCGCTGTCGCCGAGCACGGTGCGCAACTACCTCTCGAACGCGATCGGCAAGCTCGGCGCACGCAACCGCCTCGAGGCGCTCACCTTCGCCCGGGAGCGCGGCTGGCTGTGA
- a CDS encoding DUF1697 domain-containing protein has protein sequence MTSTSYVALLRGINVGGRNPVAMPDLVDCFEHVGVDGGGFADVRTHLQSGNVLFTASVAKRAADTKLESAIEQALEKRFGFEIPTLVRSRDEFAATIEQAPADHGSELLRSDVFFLKAPLTAEAVLAEMPELRQGVDAIAPGPGALYFSRVKAKATKTRIQKLMAMPVFKQMTVRSWKTVTRLLELLDSA, from the coding sequence ATGACCTCGACCTCGTACGTGGCGCTGCTGCGCGGCATCAACGTGGGCGGGCGCAATCCGGTCGCCATGCCGGATCTCGTCGACTGCTTCGAGCACGTCGGCGTCGACGGCGGCGGGTTCGCCGACGTGCGGACGCACCTGCAGAGCGGCAACGTGCTGTTCACCGCGAGCGTGGCGAAGCGGGCCGCCGACACGAAGCTCGAGTCCGCCATCGAACAGGCGCTGGAAAAACGGTTCGGGTTCGAGATCCCGACGCTCGTGCGCTCGCGCGACGAGTTCGCCGCCACCATCGAGCAGGCTCCCGCCGACCACGGATCGGAGCTGCTGCGCAGCGACGTCTTCTTCCTCAAGGCGCCCCTCACGGCCGAGGCCGTGCTCGCCGAGATGCCCGAGCTGCGTCAGGGCGTCGATGCGATCGCCCCCGGCCCGGGGGCGCTCTACTTCTCGCGAGTCAAGGCGAAGGCGACGAAGACCCGCATCCAGAAGCTCATGGCGATGCCGGTCTTCAAGCAGATGACCGTGCGCAGTTGGAAGACCGTCACACGGCTGCTCGAGCTGCTCGACAGCGCCTGA
- a CDS encoding alpha/beta fold hydrolase — protein MGSTDASRRALPVARPDGAVIAAEVIGDARHPLVLLVAGAESSMDWWRPEFCDLLVQGGRCVVRFDQRGTGETTLGPPPRTDGLHVALGDAIAVLDAAGAVADAADGVGDGSPPHAAHWVGFSAGGWVAQLAALDHPDRVLALTLIETSPTMFEADPDLPGATDRMQQAWADSVPEPDWGDPESVIEYHVVVDRDYAGDDFDEAHDRAIWADTVRRSPGMHRDEGEAEIVDHGVRWRERLGGLRVPTTVVHGTADPVFPLGNGQALARDIPGARLVTIRGGGHDLPPSTWDAVVGVIAGTA, from the coding sequence ATGGGATCGACGGATGCCTCGCGGCGGGCGCTGCCCGTCGCGCGCCCGGACGGCGCGGTCATCGCGGCCGAGGTGATCGGCGATGCGCGTCATCCGCTCGTGCTGCTCGTGGCCGGCGCCGAATCGTCGATGGACTGGTGGCGACCGGAGTTCTGCGACCTGCTCGTGCAGGGCGGGCGGTGCGTGGTGCGTTTCGACCAGCGCGGCACGGGGGAGACGACGCTCGGCCCGCCGCCGCGGACCGACGGGCTCCACGTCGCCCTCGGCGACGCGATCGCCGTGCTCGATGCTGCGGGCGCCGTAGCCGACGCCGCCGACGGAGTCGGCGACGGCTCACCGCCGCATGCCGCGCACTGGGTCGGCTTCTCGGCCGGCGGGTGGGTGGCCCAACTTGCGGCACTCGACCACCCCGACCGGGTGCTCGCGCTCACGTTGATCGAGACGAGTCCGACGATGTTCGAGGCGGACCCCGACCTGCCGGGCGCGACCGACCGCATGCAGCAGGCGTGGGCGGACTCGGTGCCCGAGCCCGACTGGGGCGACCCAGAATCGGTGATCGAGTACCACGTCGTCGTCGATCGCGACTATGCGGGCGACGACTTCGACGAGGCGCACGACCGTGCGATCTGGGCCGACACCGTGCGACGCTCGCCTGGCATGCATCGCGATGAGGGCGAGGCGGAGATCGTCGACCACGGCGTCCGTTGGCGCGAGCGGCTCGGCGGGCTCCGCGTGCCGACGACGGTCGTGCACGGCACGGCCGACCCGGTGTTCCCGCTCGGCAACGGGCAGGCGCTGGCACGGGACATCCCCGGGGCGCGGCTCGTCACGATCCGGGGCGGCGGACACGACCTGCCCCCGTCGACCTGGGATGCGGTGGTCGGCGTGATCGCGGGCACGGCCTGA
- a CDS encoding TerC family protein, whose product MDFSFAFTPDLIAVFVTLFVLEIVLGVDNVIFISILASKLPKEQQAKARNLGLTLAMVIRVILVFFAGWIITLKEDIFELWGMGFSVKDLILIAGGLFLVYKAVTEIHHKLEGAEDEHGAAPKRITFGSVLIQILLLDIVFSLDSVITAVGMTENLVVIVTVVVLSFGIMLFASRFIFTFVNNHPTVKMLALSFLLLIGVFLIAEGFGVHIDKALIYAPMAFAILVEALNLLASSRKAKREERRRQPVQLRPQYPDVDESVAVTAALSTGEGRGAVGLSSRPVEGEPSGSDAAEGRSGLG is encoded by the coding sequence GTGGACTTCTCCTTCGCCTTCACACCCGACCTGATCGCGGTGTTCGTGACGCTGTTCGTGCTCGAGATCGTGCTCGGCGTCGACAACGTGATCTTCATCTCGATCCTCGCGTCGAAGCTGCCGAAGGAGCAGCAGGCCAAGGCCCGCAACCTCGGCCTCACGCTCGCGATGGTGATCCGCGTGATCCTGGTGTTCTTCGCCGGGTGGATCATCACGCTGAAGGAGGACATCTTCGAGCTCTGGGGCATGGGCTTCTCGGTCAAGGATCTGATCCTCATCGCCGGTGGTCTCTTCCTCGTCTACAAGGCCGTCACCGAGATTCATCACAAGCTCGAGGGCGCCGAAGACGAGCACGGCGCCGCGCCGAAGCGCATCACCTTCGGGTCGGTGCTCATCCAGATCCTGCTGCTCGACATCGTGTTCTCGCTCGACTCGGTGATCACGGCCGTCGGCATGACCGAGAATCTCGTGGTCATCGTCACCGTCGTCGTGCTCTCGTTCGGCATCATGCTGTTCGCGTCGCGCTTCATCTTCACGTTCGTGAACAACCACCCGACCGTGAAGATGCTCGCCCTGTCGTTCCTGCTGCTGATCGGCGTGTTCCTCATCGCCGAGGGCTTCGGCGTGCACATCGACAAGGCGCTCATCTACGCGCCGATGGCGTTCGCCATCCTCGTCGAGGCGCTGAACCTGCTCGCCTCGTCGCGCAAGGCCAAGCGAGAGGAGCGCCGCCGCCAGCCCGTGCAGCTGCGACCGCAGTACCCCGACGTCGACGAGTCGGTCGCGGTCACGGCCGCGCTCTCGACGGGCGAGGGCCGCGGGGCGGTCGGGCTGTCGAGCCGTCCGGTCGAGGGTGAGCCCAGCGGGTCGGATGCCGCGGAGGGCCGATCCGGGCTCGGCTGA
- a CDS encoding CatA-like O-acetyltransferase produces MTRPDAIDLATWNRREAFEHYRRSVPCTYAITVELDVTAFAAALARSSRKTYVAQIWAIATVVNRHREFRMAETADGEPAVWPVVHPAFTVFNAERETFAAVWTPYEPDFARFHEAAAEVLADAASATSMFPQGELPADVFDISSLPWTSFTGFTLAIDGGTNHLLPIFTLGRYVERDGRTLLPLAVQIHHAAADGFHTSRLVRELEELVADPRWVDA; encoded by the coding sequence ATGACCCGTCCTGACGCCATCGACCTCGCCACCTGGAACCGGCGCGAGGCGTTCGAGCACTACCGCCGCAGCGTGCCGTGCACGTACGCGATCACGGTGGAGCTCGACGTGACGGCGTTCGCTGCGGCCCTGGCCCGATCGTCGCGCAAGACCTACGTCGCGCAGATCTGGGCGATCGCGACCGTCGTGAACCGCCACCGCGAGTTCCGCATGGCCGAGACGGCAGACGGTGAGCCCGCCGTCTGGCCGGTCGTGCACCCCGCGTTCACAGTGTTCAACGCCGAGCGCGAGACGTTCGCCGCCGTCTGGACGCCGTACGAACCAGACTTCGCGAGGTTCCACGAGGCTGCCGCCGAGGTGCTGGCCGATGCCGCGAGCGCGACCTCGATGTTCCCGCAGGGCGAGCTGCCGGCCGATGTCTTCGACATCTCGAGCCTGCCGTGGACGAGCTTCACCGGGTTCACGCTCGCCATCGACGGCGGCACGAACCACCTGCTGCCGATCTTCACGCTCGGGCGCTACGTCGAGCGCGACGGCCGCACGCTGCTGCCGCTCGCGGTGCAGATCCACCACGCGGCGGCCGACGGGTTCCACACGTCCAGGCTCGTGCGCGAGCTCGAGGAGCTCGTCGCCGATCCGCGCTGGGTGGACGCGTGA
- a CDS encoding dienelactone hydrolase family protein: protein MSEILLFHHALGLTEGIEVFADGLRDAGHTVHTPDLFEGRTFGSIDEGVAYAKSVGWDEIMDRGRRAAEALPTGLVYAGFSLGVVPAQLLAQTRAGATGALFFYSCLPPEEFGAWPSGLPVQIHGADADPFFMDEGDVDAARALVAEADDAELFLYPGDQHYFADSSLPSYDAAATRLLMERVLGFLDRVG, encoded by the coding sequence ATGTCAGAGATCCTGCTCTTCCACCACGCACTCGGACTCACCGAGGGCATCGAGGTCTTCGCCGACGGACTGCGCGACGCCGGCCACACCGTGCACACGCCAGACCTCTTCGAGGGGCGGACGTTCGGCTCGATCGACGAGGGTGTCGCGTACGCCAAGTCCGTCGGTTGGGACGAGATCATGGACCGCGGCCGTCGTGCGGCCGAGGCGCTGCCGACCGGGCTCGTGTACGCGGGCTTCTCGCTCGGCGTGGTGCCCGCGCAACTGCTCGCCCAGACCCGCGCCGGTGCGACGGGCGCCCTCTTCTTCTACTCGTGCCTGCCGCCCGAGGAGTTCGGAGCCTGGCCGAGCGGGCTGCCCGTGCAGATCCACGGCGCGGATGCCGACCCGTTCTTCATGGACGAGGGCGACGTCGACGCGGCCCGCGCCCTCGTCGCGGAGGCCGACGACGCCGAGCTCTTCCTGTACCCCGGCGACCAGCACTACTTCGCCGATTCCAGCCTGCCGAGCTACGACGCGGCGGCGACCCGGTTGCTGATGGAGCGCGTGCTCGGGTTCCTCGACCGCGTCGGCTGA
- a CDS encoding PepSY domain-containing protein produces the protein MNETTNTPNEPNTPSTASTASTASTANEPTTPSERVTPNEPITTSDAAAPRSTRKRTLLITGGSVLAALLLAGGGVAVGAAVADEFGDDRGDATAGESAEPAGHDERDDDSDRTDTGSARSADLGSTSSDELTGIADAAAAVADGTVVSIDAESDGSWKVELRSASGDETEVRVASDGTATVVSTEPADADDAAEAAPQGVLDAGALQALVTAALSEVDGRIVDLEADDDTTSPYDVSVLTQDGRTIDLALDADFAVVATDTED, from the coding sequence ATGAACGAAACGACGAACACCCCGAACGAGCCGAACACCCCGAGCACCGCGAGCACCGCGAGCACCGCCAGCACCGCGAACGAGCCGACCACGCCGAGCGAACGCGTCACCCCGAACGAACCCATCACGACGTCGGATGCCGCGGCGCCCCGCTCCACGCGCAAGCGCACGCTGCTCATCACGGGCGGCTCGGTGCTCGCCGCCCTGCTCCTGGCCGGCGGTGGCGTCGCGGTCGGCGCGGCGGTCGCCGACGAATTCGGGGACGACCGCGGCGATGCGACTGCCGGCGAGTCGGCCGAACCGGCCGGCCACGACGAGCGCGACGATGACAGCGACCGCACCGACACCGGCTCGGCGAGATCGGCCGACCTCGGCAGCACCTCGTCGGACGAGCTCACCGGCATCGCCGACGCAGCGGCCGCCGTGGCGGACGGCACGGTCGTGAGCATCGACGCCGAATCCGACGGCAGCTGGAAGGTCGAGCTCCGCAGCGCGTCGGGCGACGAGACCGAGGTGCGCGTGGCGTCCGACGGCACGGCGACCGTCGTCTCGACCGAGCCCGCCGACGCCGACGACGCCGCCGAAGCGGCACCGCAGGGCGTTCTCGACGCCGGCGCACTGCAGGCGCTCGTGACGGCGGCGCTGAGCGAGGTCGACGGCCGGATCGTCGACCTCGAGGCCGATGACGACACGACCTCGCCGTACGACGTCTCGGTGCTCACGCAGGACGGCCGCACCATCGACCTCGCGCTCGACGCGGACTTCGCGGTGGTCGCCACGGACACCGAGGACTGA
- a CDS encoding HAMP domain-containing sensor histidine kinase translates to MVIAVVMLIGAVAFSVVLRGTVLDTAARAGETRLELLAGEIRTQGSSAVEAADDEIVQLLSASGEVVAASEDAPDDPLPFGDESQVSTVDGDPVLVLAEGVDDDGTLVLAVPVEDDLETLGTVSMLLAVSVPLVVLLVAALTWVVMGRALRPVARITAEVDDITADRLDRRVPVPASGDEIAALAETMNAMLGRLDASASAQRRFVSDASHELRSPLATIRQHAELAQAHPEVTSLHELSDVALDEGRRLQALVDSLLLLARLDEGAPTGDEPVDLDDLALAEGSRLRAAGIAVDVSGVGPARVHGDPQLLGRLVRNLADNAARHARGRVAIGLSERDGSAVLVVDDDGAGIPESQRERVFDRFVRLDDARDRDAGGSGLGLAIVLGVARATGGDVLIEDAPLGGARFIVRLPAAL, encoded by the coding sequence GTGGTCATCGCGGTCGTGATGCTGATCGGCGCCGTGGCGTTCTCGGTCGTCCTGCGCGGCACCGTGCTCGACACGGCCGCACGCGCCGGCGAGACGCGCCTCGAACTGCTCGCGGGCGAGATCCGAACGCAGGGTTCGTCGGCCGTCGAGGCCGCCGACGACGAGATCGTCCAGCTGCTGTCGGCGAGCGGCGAGGTCGTCGCCGCGTCCGAGGACGCCCCCGACGACCCCCTGCCGTTCGGCGACGAGTCGCAGGTCTCAACGGTCGACGGCGACCCCGTACTCGTGCTCGCCGAGGGCGTCGACGACGACGGAACCCTCGTGCTCGCCGTGCCGGTGGAGGACGACCTCGAGACCCTCGGCACCGTGTCGATGCTGCTCGCCGTGTCGGTTCCGCTCGTGGTGCTGCTCGTCGCCGCGCTCACCTGGGTCGTCATGGGGCGAGCCCTCCGGCCGGTCGCCCGCATCACGGCCGAGGTCGACGACATCACGGCCGACCGCCTCGATCGACGCGTACCCGTTCCGGCATCGGGCGACGAGATCGCCGCCCTCGCCGAGACCATGAACGCGATGCTCGGGCGACTCGACGCATCGGCGAGCGCGCAGCGCCGCTTCGTGTCCGATGCGTCGCACGAGCTCAGGTCACCGCTCGCGACGATCCGCCAGCACGCCGAGCTCGCGCAGGCGCACCCCGAGGTCACCTCGCTGCACGAACTGTCGGATGTCGCACTCGACGAGGGGCGGCGCCTGCAGGCCCTCGTCGACTCGCTGCTGCTGCTGGCGCGACTCGACGAGGGTGCGCCCACCGGCGATGAGCCGGTCGACCTCGACGACCTCGCGCTCGCCGAGGGGTCCCGGCTCCGTGCGGCCGGCATCGCGGTCGACGTCTCGGGAGTCGGCCCGGCCCGCGTGCACGGAGACCCCCAGCTGCTCGGACGCCTCGTGCGGAACCTGGCCGACAACGCCGCGCGGCACGCCCGCGGCCGCGTCGCGATCGGCCTCTCCGAGCGCGACGGGTCGGCTGTGCTCGTGGTCGACGACGACGGCGCCGGCATTCCCGAGAGCCAGCGCGAGCGCGTGTTCGACCGCTTCGTGCGCCTCGACGACGCCCGCGATCGCGATGCCGGCGGCAGCGGGCTCGGCCTCGCCATCGTGCTGGGCGTCGCGCGCGCCACGGGCGGCGACGTGCTGATCGAAGACGCGCCGCTCGGCGGCGCGCGATTCATCGTGCGCCTGCCCGCGGCACTCTGA
- a CDS encoding response regulator transcription factor codes for MRILVVDDEVRLADGVRRGLEAEGFAVDVAHTGIDGLWRARETRYDAIVLDLMMPGMSGWKVCEALRAEENWTPVMMLTAKDGEWDQVEALETGADDYVTKPFSFAVLVARLRALIRRGGVERPVVLEAGDLRLDPSSRRVWRGDEQVSLTAREFSVLEHLMRHRGQVLSKRDLIAGVWDDDFEGDPNIVEVYVGHLRRKLDRPFGREAIETVRGSGYRLAADGG; via the coding sequence ATGCGAATCCTGGTGGTCGACGACGAGGTGCGCCTCGCCGACGGCGTTCGGCGCGGTCTCGAGGCCGAGGGGTTCGCCGTCGACGTCGCGCACACCGGCATCGACGGCCTCTGGCGTGCGCGCGAGACCCGGTACGACGCCATCGTGCTCGACCTGATGATGCCCGGCATGAGCGGGTGGAAGGTCTGCGAGGCGTTGCGCGCCGAAGAGAACTGGACGCCGGTCATGATGCTCACGGCGAAGGACGGCGAGTGGGATCAGGTCGAGGCCCTCGAGACGGGCGCCGACGACTACGTCACGAAGCCCTTCTCGTTCGCGGTGCTCGTGGCCCGCCTGCGCGCGCTGATCCGGCGCGGCGGCGTCGAACGCCCGGTCGTGCTCGAGGCCGGCGACCTGCGCCTCGACCCGAGCAGTCGTCGCGTCTGGCGGGGCGACGAGCAGGTCTCGCTGACGGCTCGGGAGTTCTCGGTGCTCGAACACCTCATGCGCCACCGCGGGCAGGTGCTCTCCAAGCGCGACCTCATCGCGGGCGTCTGGGACGACGACTTCGAAGGCGACCCGAACATCGTCGAGGTGTACGTCGGGCACCTGCGACGCAAACTCGATCGCCCGTTCGGACGCGAGGCCATCGAGACCGTGCGCGGCTCCGGTTACCGGCTGGCGGCCGACGGTGGCTGA